One genomic window of Methanosalsum zhilinae DSM 4017 includes the following:
- a CDS encoding triphosphoribosyl-dephospho-CoA synthase, producing MKTEIIGDRLYLPENITPEKIYSYIAQCAQLAMLLEVSASPKPGNVDRNHNYEDTRYEHFLASAVSVHPLVETASKGKGSAGRYIRSAVYESSLWQRGGNTHFGAFVLLIPLSMAAGEIFESRHHFTINELISSAYSIVKNTDVNDAIDFYSAFRMGKVKVTSIDKYDLNDDRSIDALKKDRSTLFDLMIISRNRDIIADEWSNGFKRCGYCASLIMDALQRYPEVLNDDKIDINNVVVYAFLKILSENTDTFIQTKFDKETADAVSRTAKSIIEMIDSDGLTFGMVLPYIERFDNDLIDKKINPGSTADIVIAGLFIALIGGLRY from the coding sequence ATGAAAACTGAAATAATCGGGGATCGGCTATATCTTCCAGAAAATATAACTCCGGAAAAGATCTATTCATATATTGCACAATGTGCTCAGCTTGCGATGTTACTTGAAGTTTCTGCATCCCCCAAGCCCGGGAATGTAGATCGCAATCACAACTATGAAGATACCAGGTATGAACATTTTCTAGCATCAGCAGTATCAGTCCATCCTTTAGTAGAAACCGCTTCAAAGGGTAAGGGATCTGCTGGCAGATACATCAGATCTGCAGTTTATGAAAGTTCATTGTGGCAAAGAGGCGGTAACACTCATTTTGGAGCTTTTGTATTACTGATACCCCTCTCTATGGCAGCAGGTGAAATATTCGAGAGCAGACATCATTTTACTATCAATGAACTTATTTCAAGTGCCTATTCAATAGTCAAAAATACAGATGTAAATGATGCAATTGACTTTTATAGTGCATTTCGCATGGGCAAAGTGAAGGTAACTTCTATAGATAAATATGATCTTAATGATGACAGATCGATAGATGCACTCAAAAAGGACAGATCAACTCTGTTTGATCTGATGATTATCTCTAGAAACCGGGACATTATCGCTGATGAGTGGTCGAATGGATTTAAGAGATGTGGTTATTGTGCCAGTCTTATCATGGATGCACTTCAAAGATATCCTGAAGTTCTCAATGATGACAAAATCGACATAAATAATGTAGTTGTATATGCTTTTTTAAAAATACTGTCTGAAAATACTGATACCTTCATTCAGACAAAATTTGATAAAGAAACCGCAGATGCAGTATCGAGAACTGCAAAAAGTATTATTGAGATGATCGATTCTGATGGTCTTACTTTTGGGATGGTACTTCCATATATAGAGCGTTTTGATAATGACCTGATCGACAAAAAAATAAATCCGGGTTCAACGGCAGATATTGTTATTGCCGGATTGTTCATTGCTCTTATTGGAGGTCTTAGATATTGA
- a CDS encoding DUF116 domain-containing protein: MYSLIGILLFVVIGLSVILSFVALLASRMSLNRNVRLAGFFANILDFFYLPIKAFFHRCNDINKLDMWMVSLKNMANYSGFKKAKNRLILAPHCMRSLDCPASSTQFGITCTECGKCVFSDMKKDAKKFNYKLYIVAGSSYIRHIVKMEAADAALLVACHYELNKVMISLKSKNIITYAFPMENDGCYATEVDYEKFRNLLKDLNE, from the coding sequence ATGTATAGTCTGATTGGAATATTGCTGTTTGTAGTTATTGGATTATCAGTTATACTTTCTTTTGTAGCTCTTTTAGCAAGCAGGATGAGCCTTAATCGTAATGTACGGCTGGCAGGTTTTTTTGCAAATATACTTGATTTCTTCTATCTCCCAATAAAGGCGTTTTTTCATAGATGCAATGATATAAATAAATTGGATATGTGGATGGTATCTCTTAAAAACATGGCCAACTATTCAGGGTTTAAAAAAGCTAAAAATCGTCTTATTCTTGCTCCCCACTGTATGAGGTCTCTGGATTGTCCGGCATCTTCCACACAGTTTGGTATCACATGCACAGAATGTGGAAAATGTGTTTTCAGTGACATGAAAAAGGATGCAAAAAAATTTAACTATAAACTGTATATTGTTGCAGGTTCTTCCTACATACGCCATATTGTGAAAATGGAAGCTGCAGATGCTGCACTACTTGTTGCCTGTCACTATGAGCTAAATAAGGTAATGATCTCTTTGAAAAGCAAGAATATTATTACATATGCCTTTCCAATGGAGAATGATGGCTGTTATGCAACAGAGGTTGATTACGAAAAATTCAGGAATTTATTGAAAGATTTGAATGAGTGA
- a CDS encoding RNA methyltransferase, translated as MSLNIRVILVEPLYEGNVGSVARAMKNFGFTDLAIVNPCKIGGNARAMASHAKDVLKNASTYTSLKDAIEDDVNIVIGTTGITGSKYNEHIRLPAFTPRQLKEKMNGVNAKIAILFGREDNGFTNDELKMCDIILSIPTSNDYPVMNLSHAVGVVLYEMSSIEAGDYPIAERFDQELLIDHIRNVLDNIDYPEHKLDKTLLMIRRICGRAKLTPREVQTLRGILRTIQYKLGLL; from the coding sequence ATGTCTCTAAATATAAGAGTAATACTTGTTGAACCTCTCTATGAGGGAAATGTAGGTTCAGTTGCAAGAGCCATGAAAAATTTCGGATTTACGGATCTGGCTATTGTTAACCCCTGTAAGATTGGAGGTAATGCAAGAGCTATGGCTTCCCATGCAAAAGACGTGCTCAAAAATGCATCTACATATACATCACTCAAGGATGCCATTGAAGATGATGTTAACATTGTGATAGGCACAACAGGTATCACAGGCTCCAAATACAATGAGCATATCAGACTTCCGGCATTCACACCACGACAGCTGAAAGAAAAAATGAATGGAGTAAATGCAAAGATAGCGATACTTTTTGGACGCGAAGATAATGGATTTACCAATGATGAACTGAAGATGTGTGATATTATACTTAGTATCCCTACATCCAACGATTATCCTGTAATGAACCTTTCACATGCGGTGGGAGTCGTCCTGTATGAAATGAGCAGCATTGAAGCAGGGGATTACCCGATAGCAGAAAGGTTTGACCAGGAATTGCTGATTGATCATATCCGAAATGTTTTAGATAATATAGATTATCCAGAGCATAAGCTCGACAAAACGCTTCTGATGATCAGACGAATTTGTGGCAGAGCAAAATTAACACCACGAGAAGTGCAAACACTAAGAGGCATACTCAGAACGATCCAGTATAAGTTGGGATTACTCTAG
- a CDS encoding (Fe-S)-binding protein yields the protein MAKKQPSVTTENLTAVQLMEFDACTRCGQCDEWCPTYEGSGYEPGVAPRFKIKRWKEYVDRSYGFRAQLFGPKEFTDEEIQKFNDELYQCTTCGRCATNCESGMNLVELWESLRANLVKRGNGPVGKQSLFPKLIGEYKNPYMKEQSARLDWVPEDVKIEDKAEIVYYTGCTAGYNQLANAIATARILNKLGIKFTMLGEDEWCCGSALIRTGQAHLGDVPKELARHNVDAIAAKGGKRVVMACAGCFRAAKIDWPRQLGEDLPFEVLHLTEFLAELIDQDKIKWEESLDKTITYHDPCHLGRHVGVFDAPRKVLESIPGVKFVEMEMVKNFQRCCGAGGGVKAGLPELALSVGTARVKDALETDADILSSACPFCKRNLSDGQKELSAEIEVEDVIVLVARALGLSAEPEPEKSEEKPQNTDKKSEEA from the coding sequence ATGGCTAAAAAACAACCCTCCGTAACTACAGAAAATCTCACTGCAGTGCAGCTTATGGAATTTGATGCATGTACCCGCTGCGGTCAGTGCGATGAATGGTGTCCAACTTATGAAGGTTCAGGATATGAACCTGGTGTAGCTCCACGATTTAAAATAAAAAGGTGGAAGGAATACGTTGATAGGTCATATGGGTTTAGAGCACAGTTATTTGGACCAAAAGAATTTACAGATGAGGAAATCCAAAAATTCAATGATGAACTGTACCAATGTACAACATGCGGTCGCTGTGCCACCAACTGTGAATCAGGAATGAACCTGGTTGAACTCTGGGAGTCTCTACGGGCCAATCTGGTTAAACGTGGGAATGGTCCTGTAGGAAAGCAGAGTCTTTTCCCAAAACTTATAGGCGAATATAAAAACCCCTATATGAAAGAGCAGAGTGCTCGCCTGGACTGGGTACCAGAAGATGTGAAAATTGAAGACAAAGCTGAGATTGTATATTATACTGGATGTACTGCAGGTTACAATCAGCTGGCAAATGCAATTGCTACAGCGCGTATTCTAAACAAACTTGGCATCAAATTCACAATGCTTGGTGAAGATGAATGGTGCTGTGGTTCTGCACTCATAAGGACCGGTCAGGCACACCTGGGAGATGTTCCAAAAGAACTTGCTCGCCACAATGTGGATGCAATTGCTGCAAAAGGTGGAAAAAGAGTAGTTATGGCATGTGCGGGATGCTTCCGCGCTGCGAAGATAGACTGGCCAAGACAACTTGGTGAAGATCTTCCATTTGAAGTTTTACATCTCACTGAATTTCTGGCCGAATTGATCGACCAGGATAAAATCAAATGGGAAGAATCTCTTGATAAAACCATTACCTACCATGATCCCTGCCACCTTGGAAGGCATGTTGGTGTATTTGATGCACCAAGAAAGGTGCTTGAAAGTATTCCTGGTGTCAAATTTGTAGAAATGGAAATGGTCAAGAACTTCCAGCGTTGCTGCGGCGCTGGTGGCGGTGTCAAGGCGGGATTGCCTGAGCTGGCACTGAGTGTTGGAACTGCTAGGGTTAAGGATGCGCTGGAAACAGATGCAGATATATTGTCAAGTGCATGTCCATTCTGTAAGAGAAACCTTTCAGACGGTCAAAAAGAACTCAGTGCAGAGATCGAGGTAGAGGATGTGATTGTGCTGGTTGCCAGAGCACTTGGCCTTAGTGCTGAACCAGAGCCTGAGAAATCCGAAGAGAAACCCCAGAATACGGATAAGAAGTCAGAAGAGGCTTGA
- a CDS encoding response regulator, whose product MDKTKILIVEDENIIALNIKKKLRNIGYIVPGIASTGKEAIEKAEITFPDLVLMDIRLKGEMDGVEAASQIRDKFDIPVIYLTAYSDEEILERAKKTEPYGYILKPFKESELRTSIEVALHKHKMEKGKIQ is encoded by the coding sequence ATGGATAAAACCAAAATTCTGATTGTTGAAGATGAAAATATTATTGCTCTAAATATTAAAAAAAAACTCAGGAACATCGGATATATCGTCCCTGGAATAGCATCCACCGGAAAAGAGGCAATAGAAAAAGCGGAGATCACATTTCCAGACCTGGTCCTCATGGATATCAGATTAAAAGGAGAAATGGACGGTGTGGAAGCGGCAAGCCAGATCAGAGATAAATTTGACATTCCTGTGATCTATCTGACAGCATATTCAGATGAGGAAATACTGGAAAGAGCAAAAAAAACAGAACCTTACGGATACATACTGAAACCATTTAAAGAGTCAGAATTGCGTACTTCCATAGAGGTCGCACTGCATAAACATAAAATGGAAAAGGGCAAAATACAGTAA
- a CDS encoding response regulator, translating to MDRNKIIVAEDENIIGLRIKDKLEKMGYTVTAIVSSGEEAVSKTYSTMPDLILMDIRLKGQIDGVEAASQIRDKFDIPVIYLTAYSDEEILERAKKTEPYGYILKPFTENDLRTNIKMAFYKHYGKKND from the coding sequence ATGGATAGAAATAAAATTATTGTGGCTGAAGATGAGAATATAATAGGTTTAAGAATCAAAGATAAGCTGGAAAAAATGGGATATACCGTTACAGCAATTGTTTCCAGTGGAGAGGAAGCAGTCAGTAAAACATATTCAACTATGCCAGACCTCATCCTGATGGATATACGCCTAAAAGGACAAATCGACGGAGTGGAAGCAGCCAGTCAGATCAGAGATAAATTTGACATTCCTGTGATCTATCTGACAGCATATTCAGATGAGGAAATACTGGAAAGAGCAAAAAAAACAGAACCTTACGGATACATACTGAAACCTTTCACTGAAAATGATCTTCGGACAAATATAAAGATGGCTTTTTACAAACATTATGGAAAAAAGAATGATTGA
- a CDS encoding DUF447 domain-containing protein, with protein sequence MKSSMHNPHLAPEKYGIMDGISECIVTTISSKGPNAAPMGIIKNSNGIKIRVFKGSKTYGNIMNFPFLAANVVYDPKIYTMTTFSNLERSQFDTIVYEDVEFPVLKDGISWMLFECNNLQKSSQSLVADLIPVKAKLSHIDAVRAPNRGFNSVLEACIHATRYQLTGSQKYLDLMQYHAEIIRKCGGKTEKEALDQLYRFMKTNK encoded by the coding sequence TTGAAATCAAGTATGCACAATCCCCATTTGGCTCCTGAAAAATATGGTATAATGGATGGTATTTCCGAATGCATTGTAACAACCATCTCTTCTAAGGGACCAAATGCTGCTCCAATGGGTATTATAAAAAATTCAAACGGTATTAAGATACGTGTATTCAAAGGTTCAAAAACATATGGAAATATTATGAATTTTCCATTTCTGGCAGCAAACGTTGTTTATGATCCTAAAATATATACAATGACCACATTTTCCAATCTTGAAAGATCACAATTCGATACAATTGTTTATGAAGATGTGGAGTTTCCGGTATTAAAAGATGGGATTAGCTGGATGTTATTTGAGTGTAATAATCTGCAGAAATCTTCCCAGTCCCTGGTTGCTGATTTAATTCCTGTTAAAGCAAAATTGAGTCATATTGATGCTGTAAGGGCACCAAATAGAGGATTTAATTCTGTCCTTGAGGCCTGCATACATGCTACAAGGTATCAACTCACCGGTTCTCAAAAATATCTGGATCTCATGCAATATCATGCTGAGATCATACGCAAATGTGGAGGGAAAACCGAAAAAGAAGCACTTGACCAGTTATACAGATTTATGAAAACTAATAAATGA
- a CDS encoding respiratory nitrate reductase subunit gamma, giving the protein MEYFSGLAPDMKITFGWMMTISTIAILIFIYGMYLNLKKWGYGSEGYGMEPSNGSVLTFLKTFIVQLSQKGHAHAQPLWKVLILDILLQRRIWRKHPVRWFMHITIFVGWMALFALSLGMFLVELIYLAGFNISPEAVREMVQLPAHWFSVMLTIGILIAIFRRVFVPKIRESTIAYDSILLFGLAFVVFTGFLANGARIGEWWGFGIDFQYAPPLALFHSVISLLICIAFIPFSKYIHVIATPLAIIANKGGE; this is encoded by the coding sequence ATGGAGTATTTCTCGGGTCTTGCACCTGATATGAAAATTACTTTCGGATGGATGATGACTATCTCTACCATAGCTATTTTGATTTTTATCTATGGAATGTATCTTAATCTGAAAAAATGGGGATACGGATCTGAAGGTTATGGAATGGAACCTTCGAATGGAAGTGTACTTACGTTTCTCAAGACATTTATTGTTCAGTTGAGTCAGAAGGGCCATGCTCATGCACAACCACTGTGGAAAGTACTTATACTTGATATTCTTCTGCAAAGAAGGATATGGAGAAAACATCCTGTAAGATGGTTCATGCATATCACAATATTTGTTGGTTGGATGGCACTCTTTGCATTATCTCTTGGCATGTTCCTTGTAGAACTAATTTATCTTGCAGGCTTTAATATAAGTCCTGAAGCAGTCAGGGAAATGGTACAGTTACCCGCCCACTGGTTCAGTGTGATGCTCACAATAGGTATATTGATCGCTATTTTCAGAAGAGTATTTGTACCAAAAATCCGGGAATCAACAATCGCCTATGATTCAATTCTGCTCTTTGGTCTTGCATTTGTTGTATTCACAGGCTTTCTGGCAAATGGTGCAAGAATTGGAGAATGGTGGGGATTTGGAATTGACTTCCAGTATGCACCTCCGCTGGCACTGTTTCATTCAGTTATATCTCTGCTGATATGTATTGCATTTATTCCTTTCAGCAAATATATTCATGTGATAGCAACGCCTCTTGCAATTATAGCAAATAAAGGAGGAGAATAA
- a CDS encoding DUF116 domain-containing protein, producing MPVSYELFGRFFVYLTVAVFSITSVTLLIGIYSFKRNTMVFPNLILFVLYLFYAPAKWICRVLSIKEVIVDEILVEVRNAVMLEKFKKTDNKKAVILPQCMRHPSCKARCDPIVGYLCTECGLCDIARICQAARKYNFKVFVIPGDSFVKKIMESYRPNACIGVACFQELTESMQAVSKHIPVQGVFLVKDGCYMTTVNVEEVVNKMEICDV from the coding sequence ATGCCAGTCTCCTATGAACTGTTTGGCAGATTTTTTGTATATCTGACAGTAGCTGTTTTTTCTATTACTTCTGTCACACTGCTGATAGGCATTTATAGCTTTAAAAGAAATACAATGGTATTTCCAAACCTGATACTGTTTGTGTTATATCTGTTCTATGCTCCTGCCAAATGGATTTGCCGTGTATTATCCATCAAGGAGGTTATTGTTGATGAAATTCTTGTAGAAGTCAGAAATGCTGTAATGCTGGAGAAATTTAAAAAAACAGACAATAAAAAAGCTGTAATACTCCCTCAGTGTATGAGACATCCTTCATGCAAGGCAAGATGTGACCCCATTGTTGGATATCTGTGCACTGAATGTGGACTGTGTGATATTGCCAGAATATGCCAGGCAGCCAGAAAATATAATTTTAAGGTTTTTGTAATACCTGGAGACAGTTTTGTAAAAAAAATTATGGAATCATACAGACCTAACGCATGTATCGGGGTAGCGTGCTTTCAGGAACTAACAGAGTCTATGCAGGCGGTTTCAAAACATATACCTGTGCAAGGTGTCTTCCTTGTTAAAGATGGTTGTTATATGACGACCGTGAATGTAGAGGAAGTAGTGAATAAAATGGAGATATGTGATGTATAG
- a CDS encoding 4Fe-4S dicluster domain-containing protein translates to MKIYIDKDRCTGCGACRRACPKGPRIYSIEEVEGKKIAVVKDPSYCLGCKMCTTVCKPDAITLEN, encoded by the coding sequence ATGAAAATATATATTGATAAAGACAGATGCACAGGATGTGGTGCATGCAGAAGAGCCTGTCCAAAAGGTCCCAGAATATACTCAATTGAAGAAGTAGAAGGAAAAAAAATCGCAGTAGTGAAAGATCCTAGTTATTGTCTTGGGTGCAAAATGTGCACCACAGTCTGTAAACCAGATGCTATTACCCTTGAGAACTGA
- a CDS encoding nitrite/sulfite reductase domain-containing protein: protein MSKDILEKGAILQRDKETYAIAPHIPGGIANPELLHKIADVAEKYNAAAIKLTSAQRMAIVGLREEDLDDAWNDLGMKPGAAIGVCVRSIKICPGTTFCKRGQQDAVGLGLKLDEKYHGMELPGKLKMAVSGCMNSCSEPAIKDIGILGTPKGYNLLLGGSAGIKPRIGEIVAKNMSEDEVLAAVDRIITFYKDHTKRQRLGEYIDSIGMDIFKEKVGLK from the coding sequence ATGAGTAAAGATATACTTGAGAAGGGAGCTATACTTCAGAGAGATAAGGAAACATATGCAATTGCACCTCATATCCCAGGCGGTATTGCAAACCCTGAATTATTACATAAAATAGCAGATGTTGCTGAGAAATATAATGCGGCTGCAATAAAGCTTACTTCTGCCCAGAGAATGGCTATTGTAGGTCTCAGGGAAGAGGACCTGGATGATGCATGGAATGATCTTGGAATGAAACCCGGGGCGGCTATTGGTGTCTGTGTCCGGAGCATAAAAATATGTCCTGGTACCACTTTCTGTAAAAGGGGACAACAGGATGCTGTTGGTCTTGGCCTGAAACTTGATGAAAAATATCATGGAATGGAACTTCCTGGTAAGTTGAAGATGGCTGTATCGGGCTGTATGAATTCCTGTTCTGAACCTGCAATTAAGGATATCGGGATACTTGGTACTCCAAAAGGCTACAACCTGTTGCTTGGTGGTAGTGCAGGAATAAAGCCAAGAATTGGAGAGATTGTAGCTAAAAATATGTCTGAAGATGAAGTTCTTGCTGCGGTTGATCGCATTATTACATTCTATAAGGACCATACAAAAAGACAGCGACTTGGTGAATACATTGACAGTATTGGTATGGATATCTTTAAAGAAAAAGTAGGGCTAAAGTAA
- a CDS encoding methanogenesis marker 9 domain-containing protein, translated as MNTELFDLKVGYVKLKNPIALAPMGGVTDSSFVNNHAKEAGLVTIGGYNIDESTKKAADHMLLRGRKEFVLQNPLMDIEEEISRIKCDCAVSVNVRSSTLTPLMELAQTIKDKGCILEIDAHCRQKEIIDAGAGETLLHNIQELVRWIKRIKETGVVLSVKIRTGIVDDISLVKQIERAGADIVHVDAMIAGNGADLDAIRKIRDSTSLFLIGNNSITDFLYAKDMFSRGADVVSVARGVLDNPSLIRELVQEISSYQGQCGWYNAPKHLCSGKGDLRGLAFCCVPIKPCALIHKIKQIGFSPQEFTDIKNKFAKGTMLEYGDSTCFGSLVWCCKITKPCFLRDGVLEMLQVSDQEYMLLKKELADFILENSKVATDEN; from the coding sequence TTGAATACTGAACTGTTTGATCTTAAAGTAGGATATGTCAAATTAAAAAATCCGATAGCACTTGCTCCAATGGGAGGAGTTACAGACAGTAGCTTTGTGAACAATCATGCAAAAGAAGCCGGTCTTGTGACAATTGGTGGATACAATATTGATGAAAGTACAAAAAAAGCTGCAGATCATATGCTACTCCGTGGCAGAAAAGAATTTGTGCTGCAAAATCCATTGATGGACATTGAAGAAGAAATATCCAGAATAAAATGTGACTGTGCTGTATCAGTCAATGTCAGAAGTTCTACGTTAACTCCATTGATGGAACTGGCACAGACCATCAAAGATAAAGGCTGTATACTTGAGATTGATGCTCATTGTAGACAGAAGGAAATTATTGATGCAGGTGCAGGAGAAACGCTTTTACATAATATTCAGGAACTTGTCAGGTGGATCAAAAGAATTAAGGAAACTGGTGTTGTTCTTTCTGTAAAGATTAGGACGGGTATTGTAGATGACATATCACTTGTAAAGCAGATCGAAAGGGCAGGAGCTGATATTGTCCATGTTGATGCAATGATTGCAGGAAACGGTGCTGATCTTGATGCTATACGTAAGATACGCGATTCAACAAGTCTATTTCTCATAGGGAATAATTCAATAACCGATTTTTTATATGCAAAAGATATGTTTTCCCGGGGTGCTGATGTGGTCTCTGTTGCAAGAGGAGTTCTGGACAATCCATCTCTTATAAGAGAACTTGTTCAAGAAATATCCAGTTATCAAGGACAATGTGGATGGTACAATGCCCCAAAACATCTCTGCTCTGGAAAAGGTGATCTAAGAGGATTGGCTTTCTGCTGTGTACCTATAAAACCTTGTGCTCTTATACATAAAATAAAACAGATTGGATTTTCACCCCAGGAATTTACAGATATTAAGAATAAATTTGCAAAAGGTACAATGCTGGAATATGGGGATAGTACCTGTTTTGGAAGTCTGGTATGGTGCTGCAAAATCACAAAGCCCTGTTTTTTAAGGGATGGTGTCCTTGAAATGCTTCAGGTAAGTGATCAGGAATACATGCTTCTCAAAAAAGAATTGGCAGATTTTATATTAGAGAACTCAAAAGTTGCTACAGATGAAAACTGA
- the mtbC gene encoding dimethylamine corrinoid protein MtbC: protein MSKEELIKELSDAIISCKKDNVLAAVEKAKDAGMEPAEIIEKGLAAGMNEVGVLFERGKLFLPHVMMAADAMAEGVKLLEKDLGAGATEKKKAVIVNGTVEGDVHDIGKSIVSTMLQSAGFEVHDIGRDMPTKSFIDKIKEVDAVVVGLSALMTTTMQGQKEVIEALKEEGLRDKVKVMVGGAPVTQAWADKIGADIYAENASEAVKQVKEILSV from the coding sequence ATGAGCAAGGAAGAATTAATTAAAGAACTATCAGATGCCATTATCTCATGCAAAAAGGATAATGTGCTCGCAGCGGTTGAAAAGGCAAAGGACGCAGGTATGGAGCCAGCTGAAATAATAGAAAAAGGTCTTGCAGCTGGAATGAACGAAGTAGGAGTTCTTTTTGAAAGAGGAAAGCTGTTCTTGCCTCATGTAATGATGGCAGCAGATGCAATGGCCGAGGGTGTCAAATTACTTGAGAAAGATCTTGGAGCAGGAGCTACTGAAAAGAAAAAGGCTGTTATAGTCAATGGTACAGTTGAAGGAGATGTACATGACATTGGTAAGTCAATTGTTTCCACAATGCTCCAGTCAGCTGGATTTGAAGTACATGACATTGGACGTGACATGCCAACAAAATCATTCATTGACAAGATAAAAGAAGTCGATGCTGTTGTTGTAGGACTTTCTGCTCTTATGACAACTACAATGCAGGGACAGAAAGAGGTCATTGAGGCACTCAAGGAAGAAGGACTTCGTGACAAAGTTAAAGTAATGGTTGGTGGCGCTCCAGTGACACAGGCATGGGCTGACAAGATTGGTGCAGATATTTATGCTGAAAACGCCAGTGAAGCTGTAAAGCAGGTAAAAGAAATATTGAGTGTTTAA